The DNA segment AATAAAAAATAGGTGTCATACCGTATCTCGGGATAGCGACAAGGAGGAAAGAATGATCAAACACCCTATCTACCCACTAATTGCCTCAATTTTTGTTCTCATCGCTTCCGTCACAATGGTTCACGCCGGGGATGTGGATCCCAAACTGATGAAAGGCTGGGAGGTTGGCAGCGAATACAACAATCACTATGATGTTCGCGAATATGAAAAAATCAGGGCCTGGTACATACGCGCTAAAGAAGTTGTCCCCATGCCGGGGATGTCACCGGCCACCGTTGTTGAGGTTCTTGAAGGGGCCGAGGTGATTGAGGTTCATCTTTGTCCGACCTGGTATCGTAAACCCGGCGATATTAAATTGAAGAAAAACGAACGCATCAAAATCAAAGGTGTCTGGGCGGAAATTGACGGCAAAGATGTTTTTATGGCCTCAAAAATAAAAAAAGATCCCAACATCGATATCATCAAAGTCCGCCTGACCAAAGATGGCACGCCATTTTGGACGATGACACCCGAGCGGCTGGCCTGGGAAATGCTGCCGGATGAAGAAAAAGAAGCCCGCATGGCAAAAGGGGAAGGACCCCCAAAGACAAAATCTCAGTAAAAAATAGCGACCATGGCAGACCGACAATGGCACCCCGGTGAATTGCTCGAACTTTCCGGATATTTCTGGAAAACGGGCACGCTGCATGCAGCCGTCAAACTTGACGTGTTCAGCTGTCTGGGCGATGAGCCGTTGTCCGGTGATGCACTGGCGACCCAGCTAAAGGCATCACCTGACGCCGTCCAACGCCTGTTGAATGCGCTGGTGGCCATGGAATTGCTGGTCAAAACCGATGACCAGTATCGTAACACCTCTTCAAGCAAAACATTTCTATCCAAACAATCCCCGCAATATATCGGCCATATGATCATGCATCACCACCATCTGGTGGAATCCTGGGTACAGCTGGATCGGTCTGTGAAGTCTGGAGAATCGGTTGCGCAACGGTCATCGTTCAACGATGAAGAATGGCGGGAAAGTTTTTTAATGGGCATGTTCAATACGGCCATGAATACGGCGCCGATGCTCGTTCCCAAAATTGATATTTCATCTCGCCGACACCTACTTGATCTGGGTGGCGGCCCCGGCACCTATGCAATTCACTTTTGCCAGCAAAATCCCGCTTTAAAGGCCACAGTTTTTGATCTACCCACCACGCGGCCATTTGCCGAAAAAACAATCAAACGCTTTGATTTATCTGAGCGCATTGATTTTCAGGATGGAAATTATCTCAAAGATGACATTAAAGGCCGCTATGATGCGGCCTGGCTTTCCCACATTTTGCATTCCGAAAGCCCGGATGGTTGCCGCCTGATTATTCAAAAAGCGGTTGACTCATTAAAGCCCGGCGGGATGATTATCATCCATGAATTTATCCTCAACAGCACCATGGACAGCCCCCTTTTTCCGGCCCTTTTTTCCCTTAATATGCTGTTGCGGACGGATGCGGGGCGGGCTTATTCCGAGCAGCAGCTTCGAGACATGCTGGCGTCTGCCGGTGTGAAGGAAATTCAGCGCCTGCCGGTTCAAACCCCCAATGATTCGGGCATTATCACTGGCACTATTTGACCATTTATTTCATTGTGATATTATAACTATGTGAGGGGTCAAAGAGTTTTTCCGCTCAATGCATAATTTCTATGTAACGCATTGTTTTATAACCCATATCTGTTTTCTTTCGCTGATGCATGACTATAGATCCGCCGTATGCGGATTGCTTATTCATGCAGCGACCCATAACGAAAGCTCCCCACCCTCCAATTAAGTACGCTGCAACACAGAAGGGAACCTAAGTGTAAATGGCAGAAGAAGCTTTTGAACCGGTTGGCATGATGGGTCCGCAAATTTTCGGTTTGCCCGTTGACCGCCAAACATTGTTTTCCAACCACAAAGAAATCTATAAAAAGCGTGTTGAAAGTCGACAGCGCAAGCTGATTATCAAATTGTCTTTTCTCAAACCATTTTTAAAAACGGGAGAAAAGATTCTTTTAATTTCAACCGGGTATTCGCCTCTAAATTCCCTGCCCCAATATGCCTCCGGCTTTTTATTTAGCTATCTGAAGCGCTCTTTGTTTGTATTTACCAACTTTCGGATTTTTCATGTGCCCACCACGCCAATTTACAAGTTCAAGCAGTCCATATCTCAGATTCTTTATGTCGATTGCCAATCCATTGTGCTCAAAGGGGGGACACTGGTCGTTGAATATGCAAAAAACGGCCAGACGGAAAAGTTTAAGGCTATCGGGTTGGCTGAAAGAAGAAAAATTAGGGCACTGATGAAACGCATGCCGCTTTCCGGGACCCAGAGCAAGCTGGGACGGCGCTCCCACATCTGCCCGCAATGCACTCACCTGCTTGAACCCGGAAAATACGCATGCGGTGCCTGCCAGCTGAAATTTAAAAATAAAATCGCGGCCTATATCTTTGCTGTTTTGTTCCCGGGCGGCGGCTATTTTTACACCCGGCATTATTTTATCGGATTGTTGAATGCCATCGTGGAGGTTTTTTTACTGGGATACTTCTACCTGATTCAACAGGATCTGGTTACCAAAACTGAAAACCGTACCCTCTATCTGGCAGGTCTTGCTGCTATTTTTGTGGCTGTCAAGATAATCTCGGTTATCCACTCTACCCATTTTGTCGACGAATTCATCCCCCGCAGAAGGAAAATCCAGACGAAACGCGCCCTGGCCCGATCCCGCCCCAAAAAACAAAAATCAGAAGACCGAAAATAAATTTCGGTCTTCAGTTAGTCTGTTGAGCCGGTTAAGATAGAGGTATTCCCTTTTTAATTGGGGTCGACTTCATTTAAGAGGTTTTATTTAAATTTAGAAGCCGTTTTAAATCGTAGATCACGTCCAAGAGCGCGACGCAAACCGATTCAAAAGTGGAGCATACACGACAGTATTCGAGCATTTTGAATCGGTTTGCAACAATGCCCTTGGGCGCTTGTCCGCCTCAGGCGGGTTAGATGCGTTTTAAAACGGTTTCTAACGGTTCCATGAGAATAGGACGGCCCCCAACACCAAACAGCCCAGCGTCATCATAGAAAGGACCGCCACTTCGGGACCGATCTGAAGGAGGCCGGCGCCTTCATGCATGATTTTACGGGCAGCAGTGAGCATGTGGGTCAGCGGGAAAATCTTGGCGAAGGTTTTGACCCACTGCGGAGCCCCTTCCAGTGAGAACCAGACCTCGGACAAAAACATCATCGGCCAGGAGATAAAGTTTAAGATGCCGGTGGTGAATTCCTCGCTGGTCCCCCGGGAGGCCAGCACCAGCCCCAGGGAAGTCAGGCTCAAGCTGCCCAGAAAAAAAACCAGGAACAAATCCAGGTAGGTGCCCTGCACGTCAAATGAAAAAATAAGATCACAGCCCGTCCAGACGACCACCAGGGTAAACATCAGCAAAAATATGCGGGATATGGCTTGGGCGGTGATATACTCAAAAGCGGTCAGCGGGGTGACTTTTAAGCGCTTTAACACTCCGTTTTTGCGATAGCGCACCACCACATAACCCACCCCCCAGAGGGCACTGAACATCATGTTCATGGCTAAAATGCCGGGAAACAGCCAATCGATATATCGGATGGCGCTGCCCTGTATGGCCTTTTTTTCAGCGTTGGGTTGGTCTTCGGGCGGGATCAGGCTGGCTTTAAACATTTGTTCGACCACATACCCTTTGGGTGATGAATCGCTGACCCAATATTGATGGGGGCCCGGGCCGCTTTTTAACAAGAAATCGATGCGGTGATGCTTGAGTTTTTTTAAACCTGCAGCGGCATCGGCAAACCCGATAAATTTAAGATGGTTCATTTCCTTGAAGCGCTGCGGGATGTCAAGCGCTGCTACAGAGACCTGCTCTGAGTCGGCTGGAAATACGCCGATTTTGTATTCGGTATAGGTTTTGCCGCCAAAAATGATGCCAAAGCCGGCCACCAGTAAAAATGGAAATATAAAGTTCCAGCCGAATGCCGACTTGTCGCGGAAAAACTCAAGATTTCTGGCCTTTAAAATGGCCCAAAATCGTTTA comes from the Desulfobacterales bacterium genome and includes:
- a CDS encoding methyltransferase, with amino-acid sequence MADRQWHPGELLELSGYFWKTGTLHAAVKLDVFSCLGDEPLSGDALATQLKASPDAVQRLLNALVAMELLVKTDDQYRNTSSSKTFLSKQSPQYIGHMIMHHHHLVESWVQLDRSVKSGESVAQRSSFNDEEWRESFLMGMFNTAMNTAPMLVPKIDISSRRHLLDLGGGPGTYAIHFCQQNPALKATVFDLPTTRPFAEKTIKRFDLSERIDFQDGNYLKDDIKGRYDAAWLSHILHSESPDGCRLIIQKAVDSLKPGGMIIIHEFILNSTMDSPLFPALFSLNMLLRTDAGRAYSEQQLRDMLASAGVKEIQRLPVQTPNDSGIITGTI
- a CDS encoding ABC transporter permease → MRFKRFWAILKARNLEFFRDKSAFGWNFIFPFLLVAGFGIIFGGKTYTEYKIGVFPADSEQVSVAALDIPQRFKEMNHLKFIGFADAAAGLKKLKHHRIDFLLKSGPGPHQYWVSDSSPKGYVVEQMFKASLIPPEDQPNAEKKAIQGSAIRYIDWLFPGILAMNMMFSALWGVGYVVVRYRKNGVLKRLKVTPLTAFEYITAQAISRIFLLMFTLVVVWTGCDLIFSFDVQGTYLDLFLVFFLGSLSLTSLGLVLASRGTSEEFTTGILNFISWPMMFLSEVWFSLEGAPQWVKTFAKIFPLTHMLTAARKIMHEGAGLLQIGPEVAVLSMMTLGCLVLGAVLFSWNR